Proteins from a genomic interval of Antedon mediterranea chromosome 5, ecAntMedi1.1, whole genome shotgun sequence:
- the LOC140050317 gene encoding sodium- and chloride-dependent glycine transporter 2-like isoform X2: MMVIVGMPLFFMELAFGQYAREGPITIWKAAPLFKGIGYAMVCISGIVTVYYNLVLAWALFFFFKSFTKDLPWKGCENTWNTDACGYANGTIGINSDNETVLISNISTIPAEEYWKNEVLQVSPGIDDMGSMRWQLAACLFLAWVIVYCCIFKGVKSSGKVVYFTATFPYVVLTILLIRGLTLEGAWDGIYFYLKPNWETLKDAKVWNDAATQIFYSLGPAWGGILTFASFNKFHHNCYRDALVVPLINCFTSFYAGFVVFSTLGFMSYKTGIPIQNVSTTGPDLVFITYPEAIAQMPVAPLWAFLFFFMLFLVGLDTQFGMSETFICGIVDEFPKYLRPHKSLFSLAVCVMCFLLGLPLCMEGGIYVFELINWYCCWLSLMLVGMFECLVIGWIYGADRLLSNTREMIGFMPSIWALYKASWCFLTPVVIACIAGFSMWQYSPVTYGSYVYPGWAECIGWILTFSSLVPIPVMMVYQYFYYGEGDTRLERISSLLKPTSDWEKGDGIEVSDDDYVMKSVNSNGLPDPAPV; encoded by the exons GAATTGGATATGCAATGGTGTGTATCTCCGGCATTGTTACCGTATATTACAATCTGGTTCTAGCCTGGGCGTTATTTTTCTTCTTCAAATCTTTCACAAAAGATTTGCCGTGGAAGGGCTGTGAAAACACTTGGAACACAGATGCCTGTGGGTATGCTAATGGCACCATTGGTATCAACTCTGACAATGAAACGGTGTTGATTTCAAATATATCGACCATTCCTGCTGAAGAATATTGGAA GAATGAAGTTTTGCAAGTTAGTCCTGGTATTGATGACATGGGGAGTATGAGGTGGCAGTTAGCAGCCTGTCTTTTTTTAGCCTGGGTGATTGTCTACTGTTGTATATTTAAAGGCGTTAAATCTTCAGGAAAG GTTGTGTATTTTACTGCAACATTTCCATATGTTGTGCTTACAATTCTTCTGATACGTGGACTGACGCTGGAAGGCGCATGGGATGGAATCTACTTTTATTTGAAGCCAAACTGGGAAACTTTAAAAGATGCAAAG GTTTGGAATGACGCTGCCACGCAGATATTTTATTCGCTCGGACCGGCTTGGGGAGGCATTCTGACATTCGCAAGTTTCAACAAGTTCCACCACAATTGCTATAG AGATGCGCTGGTAGTTCCATTGATCAACTGTTTTACGAGTTTCTACGCTGGATTCGTTGTGTTCTCAACACTAGGTTTTATGTCTTACAAGACTGGCATTCCCATCCAGAATGTCTCTACAACGG GGCCTGATCTGGTCTTTATCACTTATCCTGAAGCTATTGCCCAGATGCCTGTGGCTCCACTCTGGGCATTCCTTTTCTTTTTCATGCTGTTCCTTGTTGGTTTAGATACGCAg TTTGGTATGTCGGAGACATTTATCTGTGGAATTGTTGACGAGTTCCCCAAATACCTGCGCCCACACAAGTCTTTGTTTTCGCTGGCCGTGTGCGTGATGTGTTTTCTGCTCGGTCTGCCGTTGTGTATGGAAGGAGGAATCTACGTATTTGAGCTGATTAACTGGTACTGTTGTTGGCTGTCCTTGATGCTGGTTGGAATGTTTGAATGTCTGGTGATAGGATGGATATATG gtgCTGATAGACTTTTGAGCAACACTAGGGAAATGATAGGCTTTATGCCGTCAATTTGGGCACTATACAAAGCGTCTTGGTGTTTTCTTACTCCAGTCGTCATTGCG tgTATTGCGGGGTTTAGCATGTGGCAGTATAGTCCGGTCACCTATGGTTCCTATGTGTATCCCGGCTGGGCAGAATGTATAGGTTGGATACTAACGTTTTCCTCGCTTGTACCTATTCCAGTCATGATGGtgtatcaatatttttactATGGTGAAGGCGATACACGGTTGGAG AGAATTTCAAGCCTGCTGAAACCTACATCAGATTGGGAGAAGGGAGATGGCATTGAAGTGAGTGATGATGACTATGTTATGAAATCAGTTAACAGCAATGGCCTACCAGATCCAGCCCCTGTCTGA
- the LOC140050318 gene encoding arylsulfatase A-like: MGFELFKSGRSLNVTNLIKLVIFLLVIKVDLYLCKSPNIVIFLADDVGYGDLQSFGNPLASTPNIDALVREGKRFTQFYSASPVCSPARAALLTGRYPVRTGVWNDIDPAVFVQESIYGLRHEEITIPEMLASNGYKSGLVGKWHLGVGKKKEFLPLNHGFDFFFGLPNTLSDCPNFKCYYPDDECEGVNYSPDKAPCTLVFNNDIIEQPIDLVTLAERQIRAAKSFIQTNACDGTPFFLLYSSLHTHTPQFAGRRYRNTTLGGPYTDSLAELDGEVGDIIQELRDSGVLENTLVIFTSDNGPDRRAGTFGGFNGIFRCGKSTTFEGGIRVPTVIYWQGRISPGISTELLSHLDIWPTIRRITGSSTDDIVLDGVDFSDVLFRDGESPVQSLLIFDITPSPVEGPFALRTSQYKAHYFTECTDRCEAEAIDYMCSTNATFQSYEPPIIYDILLDPEERDDISNTSYSLVDELAELLTMETAKISFSLSALKDLDWKSQLCCNTGCTPYPQCCNCPSNYTNTILPLYDDCKLQPVNNRHFYRKENCKDSEKS; encoded by the exons ATGGGGTTCGAGTTGTTTAAATCGGGAAGATCTTTGAACGTCACAAATTTGATTAAACTCGTCATTTTTCTGTTGGTGATTAAAGTTGATCTTTATCTTTGCAAGTCTCCAAACATTGTTATCTTCTTGGCCGATGACGTCGGTTATGGTGATTTACAGTCATTTGGAAATCCACTGGCATCTACACCTAATATTGATGCCCTTGTCAGAGAAGGAAAAAGGTTTACTCAGTTTTACAGTGCATCTCCCGTATGCAGTCCAGCAAG gGCTGCACTTCTAACTGGCCGCTATCCGGTACGTACAGGTGTATGGAATGATATAGACCCCGCTGTGTTTGTCCAAGAGAGCATCTATGGCCTACGCCATGAAGAAATAACAATTCCAGAAATGCTTGCCAGTAATGGTTACAAATCAGGTCTTGTTGGGAAGTGGCATCTTGGTGTTGGTAAAAAGAAAGAATTTCTGCCCTTAAATCATGGCTTCGATTTCTTTTTTGGGCTTCCCAATACACTTAGTGATTGCCCAAACTTTAAATGTTACTACCCGGATGATGAATGTGAAGGAGTTAATTATTCTCCTGATAAGGCACCCTGTACACTAGTCTTTAACAATGACATTATAGAACAACCAATAGACTTGGTAACGTTGGCAGAAAGACAGATAAGAGCTGCTAAAAGCTTCATCCAGACCAATGCTTGTGACGGGACACCATTCTTTCTTCTTTACTCTTCATTGCATACCCACACACCACAGTTTGCTGGACGTCGCTATAGGAACACGACGCTTGGAGGACCGTATACGGACTCCCTGGCAGAACTCGATGGTGAGGTTGGAGACATTATTCAAGAACTTCGAGACAGTGGGGTTCTCGAAAACACACTAGTTATTTTTACTTCAGACAACGG gCCCGACCGTCGTGCAGGTACTTTTGGAGGGTTTAATGGAATTTTTCGATGCGGGAAATCAACAACATTTGAAGGGGGTATCCGTGTTCCAACCGTTATATACTGGCAAGGACGCATCAGCCCTGGGATATCAACCGAGTTGCTTAGCCATCTTGATATATGGCCAACAATTAGAAGAATAACTGGGTCGTCAACAGATGATATTGTATTAGATGGGGTGGACTTCTCAGATGTGTTATTTCGGGATGGAGAg AGCCCGGTACAATCTCTGTTGATATTTGACATAACACCGTCTCCAGTCGAAGGACCATTTGCGCTTCGGACATCGCAATATAAAGCACATTATTTCACAGAATGCACTGACCGATGTGAAGCTGAAGCCATTGATTATATGTGCAGTACAAATGCAACCTTCCAATCGTATGAACCTCCGATTATATACGATATATTGCTAGATCCAGAAGAAAGAGATGACATCAGTAATACTAGTTATAGCTTGGTTGATGAACTGGCAGAACTATTAACGATGGAAACGGCAAAGATAAGCTTTTCCCTAAGTGCACTGAAAGATTTAGATTGGAAATCTCAGTTATGCTGTAACACCGGGTGCACTCCGTACCCACAATGTTGTAATTGTCCATCTAATTATACAAATACTATTCTACCATTATACGACGATTGTAAACTACAACCTGTAAATAATCGTCATTTTTATCGTAAAGAGAACTGTAAAGATTCtgaaaaaagttaa
- the LOC140049669 gene encoding arylsulfatase A-like — MLANKGYKSGLVGKWHLGVVFNSDIIEQPIDLITVAERQIRAAKSFIQTNACDGTPFFLLYSSLHTHAPQLAGRRYIGTRRLEDRTRTHWQNSMVRPDRRAGTFGGFNGIFRCGKSTTFEGGIRVPTVIYWQGRISSGISTELLSHLDIWPTIRRITESSTDDIVLDGVDFSDVSFRDGESPLQKKS; from the exons ATGCTTGCCAACAAAGGTTACAAATCAGGTCTTGTTGGGAAGTGGCATCTTGGTGTTG TCTTTAACAGTGACATTATAGAACAACCAATAGACTTGATAACCGTGGCAGAAAGACAGATAAGAGCTGCTAAAAGCTTCATCCAGACCAATGCTTGTGATGGGACACCATTCTTTCTTCTTTACTCTTCATTGCATACCCACGCACCACAGCTTGCTGGACGTCGCTATATAGGAACACGACGCTTGGAGGACCGTACACGGACTCACTGGCAGAACTCGATGGTGAG gCCAGACCGTCGTGCAGGTACTTTTGGAGGGTTCAATGGAATATTTCGATGCGGGAAATCAACAACATTTGAAGGGGGTATCCGTGTTCCAACCGTTATATACTGGCAAGGACGCATCAGCTCTGGGATATCAACCGAGTTGCTTAGCCATCTTGATATATGGCCAACAATTAGAAGAATAACTGAATCGTCAACAGATGATATTGTATTAGATGGGGTGGACTTCTCCGATGTGTCATTTCGGGATGGAGAg AGCccgttacaaaaaaaaagctgA